One segment of Mastomys coucha isolate ucsf_1 unplaced genomic scaffold, UCSF_Mcou_1 pScaffold23, whole genome shotgun sequence DNA contains the following:
- the LOC116073827 gene encoding uncharacterized protein LOC116073827 — translation MFNECLLFDRCLPGIWGLQKRPHLSATFSLVNYHTASILPRELYPVIFSQLGISRPGSYVDSKSGALRWQVPQQLEGEVVIINDRIRVKRGWKIPSLQLLASLCGDAETRVNREFLPPTLLPQGHFVKFSSHLTTQESGTSPQSSLCPHWLCQQVFWKGPHPCSLVQPFTVSCAVVLKRMRTTSQTTVATAKQQERSRHPWSRVHTLLRSDVNLWSLHSPGGWLFLTALAMMVVWFSAIRPQEQHQGICHSALDAPVPFVTVYKTGAEGYRSPLCGPCRRPMFVLETRICCQSSACQLPGLETILLPAEGTPKETHHHYPGLMATRPLASLWPHPRHYLCREEFTRMHFNGCVLVVFRGIL, via the coding sequence ATGTTTAACGAGTGCCTGTTATTTGATAGATGCCTTCCAGGTATCTGGGGACTGCAGAAAAGGCCACACCTGAGTGCAACTTTCAGTCTGGTTAATTACCACACCGCCAGCATACTGCCTAGGGAGTTGTACCCTGTCATATTTTCCCAGTTGGGAATTAGCAGGCCTGGCTCCTATGTGGATAGTAAATCTGGTGCCCTTAGATGGCAAGTTCCCCAACAGCTGGAGGGTGAGGTGGTGATTATTAATGATAGAATTAGAGTCAAGAGAGGATGGAAGATACCTAGCCTGCAGCTGCTTGCTTCGCTGTGTGGTGACGCAGAGACCCGGGTCAACCGTGAATTTTTACCACCAACGCTGCTTCCGCAAGGGCACTTTGTCAAGTTCTCGAGCCACCTGACAACACAGGAATCAGGGACATCTCCTCaatcttctctttgtcctcattGGCTTTGTCAACAAGTGTTTTGGAAGGGCCCTCATCCTTGCAGCTTGGTCCAGCCCTTCACAGTCAGTTGTGCTGTCGTTTTAAAAAGGATGAGAACAACTTCTCAGACAACTGTGGCCACAGCAAAGCAGCAAGAAAGAAGCAGGCATCCCTGGAGCAGAGTCCACACACTGCTGAGATCCGACGTAAACCTATGGTCTCTCCACTCTCCAGGGGGTTGGCTGTTTCTCACAGCCCTGGCAATGATGGTGGTTTGGTTTAGTGCCATAAGGCCTCAGGAGCAACATCAGGGAATATGCCACTCAGCTCTGGATGCCCCTGTGCCCTTTGTCACAGTCTACAAGACAGGAGCTGAGGGCTATCGGTCACCTCTTTGTGGCCCATGTCGTAGGCCCATGTTTGTTCTGGAAACCAGGATCTGCTGCCAGAGCAGTGCATGCCAACTGCCAGGACTTGAGACCATTCTCCTTCCAGCAGAAGGAACACCCAAGGAAACCCATCACCATTATCCTGGCCTGATGGCTACCAGGCCACTTGCCTCTCTCTGGCCACACCCACGACACTACCTCTGCAGGGAGGAGTTCACCAGGATGCACTTTAATGGCTGTGTTCTTGTGGTTTTCAGAGGGATTCTCTGA